The sequence TGATCAGTTCAGTAACTAACTTCGGCATGTTTGTTGAGCTAGACCCGCTTTATATTGAAGGTTTAGTCCATGTCACTGAATTAGGTGAGGATTACTTCCATTTTGATGCAGTACGTCATTGTCTAAAAGGCGAGCGTACGGGTAAGGTTTATCGTATTGGTGACCGTGTCAAAGTACAGGTAGCTCAGGTTGTCCTAGATACCCGTAAGATTGATTTGCGACTAATTAACAAACCTGCTGATGAAGTGCTCGTTGTTGAAAACGACAGTGATGATTTTGACAACCCAGTTTCAGAGCAAGAAGGCGAGGGCGAGGCGAAGAAAAAGCGCCGTTCACGTTCGCGCTCTCGCCCAAATAATCGCAAACGTCGTACTCGATCCAAGGCTAAGAATGACTGATCAAGTCTATGGCTTGCATGCCTTAGAGCCACTGCTGGCAAAGCATCCCGAGCAGATTTTTCAGGTAGTCTTCTGCGAAGGGCGTTTAAATGCCCGTCAACAGGCCTTACTGGATCTCGCAATGCAATTGGGCGTCAGAGTGCAGCGCGCACCTAAAAAAGTGTTTGATCAGCTGGCGGGTGTGCATCAGGGCGTCTATGCTGATGTTGCCGCGCAAGCGGCTTACACCGAAGCGGATTTACTCGACTGGGTTGCCAAAACAACCGACCCACTGCTGGTCTTTTTGGATGAAGTCCAGGATCCACACAATCTAGGCGCCATCCTCCGTACGGCTGATGCAACGGGTGTGACCGCTGTTGTGGTGCCAAAGAATAATGCAGTAGGCCTAAATGCTACGGTGCGTAAGGTGGCCTCTGGTGGCGCCGAATCAGTGCCGCTAGTAGTCGTCACTAACTTAGTGCGTACGATGGAGCAGTTACAGCAGCAGGGTGTTTGGTTTACTGGCTTGGCGGGAGAGACAGAGCAAACGCTCTATCAGGCTGATTTAACCGGTCCGGTGGCGATAGTCTTAGGCGCCGAAGGCAAGGGGTTGCGCCCTCTAACGCGTAAGGCCTGTGACTATTTGGTGGCCATTCCTATGCAAGGGCAGGTGTCCAGCTTAAACGTATCGGTTGCAGCAGGGGTTACCCTTTATGAAGCCGTAAGACAGCGCCAGCTTAAATAAGCTAGCGCGCCGATTAACACTTTTTATTGTTCCGCTACGTAGATAGCACCGGTTTCTGGATCAATCTCCAAATCAACTGGTGTTAACTCTTCTCGCCAGCAAGGTCCTTCAACACAGACCCCGTCCTCAATTCTAAAAAAAGCATCATGGACTGAACATTTCATGGTCATTTCAAAGGGATTAATATCAATTTTATAGGCTTCATCCAATGGCACATCTTGGTGCGGACAGTTATTTAAATAAGCCTTAATTTCATTGTCATGCTTAATCAATACAACCTTGTGACGCAGTCCCGGTGCAGGCACAACGGTCGCACGTGAATTGGTGATATGTTTAATATTGGCAATGGGTTTGCGGGTGACCAGAGGGGCTAATAGATTA comes from Thiomicrospira aerophila AL3 and encodes:
- the rlmB gene encoding 23S rRNA (guanosine(2251)-2'-O)-methyltransferase RlmB; amino-acid sequence: MTDQVYGLHALEPLLAKHPEQIFQVVFCEGRLNARQQALLDLAMQLGVRVQRAPKKVFDQLAGVHQGVYADVAAQAAYTEADLLDWVAKTTDPLLVFLDEVQDPHNLGAILRTADATGVTAVVVPKNNAVGLNATVRKVASGGAESVPLVVVTNLVRTMEQLQQQGVWFTGLAGETEQTLYQADLTGPVAIVLGAEGKGLRPLTRKACDYLVAIPMQGQVSSLNVSVAAGVTLYEAVRQRQLK